DNA sequence from the Deltaproteobacteria bacterium genome:
GAAAGCAGCCTGAGTGCTATCAACTACGTGTCTCAGAAATCGGAAGCGCTACACTCCGATTCCCACGTGATGCGAGCATCCAACGGAACGGACGCATCATGGCCGTCGTCTCCCACGAGCACGTTCCCTGATTCGTTGGGGGCGTCGAGGGCCGTGGCGGCGCCCAGAGAGATGTTGAGCGCAGCGCGCGTGGTGGCCCCGCAATCGCGCTCGTAGATCACGATGGAGCGCGAGCCGCTGGGTGACGGCACCTTGCGAATCGGGGTGCTTCCGCAAAGGCCGTCTTCAACGTTGCGAATGAGAAACCAAAGACCTCCTGCAACGACGGCTGGAATGGCGACCGCGGCCGCGATGAGCCAACGCTTCCACGTCATGCGGGTCGAGGCACGTCGCGTCACGCCTCACCTCGCCGCCAACCGCATCAGCGCTTTCAAGCAATCATCCTTCTTCGAGATCCGCTGCCGAAGCTGCGCCAGAGGTGGGCGCGAAGTCTCGACGTCTCTGCCCAAGTCCCCATGAGCCGTTCACCGACCTCAGGGAGACGTGTCGTTGCACACGACGATTCCGGAGTCGGTGAACCCCCCAGCGATCGGATGGCCGCAGATTCCCGCGTCGGCAGAGCCGAAGCAGCTGCAATACGGGTCATGGAAGGGCTCCAACGGGTCGAGCTCGGGCAACCTTTCCTCGCTACGGCGCGAGCAAGTTCGTCACCGTCGAGGCCGACTCCTCCGGCAAGACACTTCGGAACGGCGCTGAGCTCGAGAAGCCCACGTTGTTGTCCGCGAGCACGACCAAATAGAACCGCGAGCTGCTCGTGGCCCCGGAGTTGTCGAGGATGCCGTCCGGCAACGTGAGCTGGGTCGTGGGCGCGGGAACGATGAAGCTACCCACTTGATAATCGGAGACTCGTTGTGCAGTCGCGTCATAGTCCACCTGGTGCACGGCCACGCTGTAGTAGGTCGCGGTGCCCAACGACGGCGCGTACCAGGTGATGACAGGCGTCTTTCCGATGCCGGTCTGCGCCACATTCGAAGGCCGCCCGTTGACCAGCACGTCTCGCGGCGGCGAGATGGCCGGCGTGAGCGTCGAAGGGAAGCTCGAGAGAAGATCAACGTATTGGTATTGCGGCCTCACGTAGAGAGCGCCGCCCGTACGCGAATCCACCGTGAGCTTCAGGTAGCTCACCAGCGACGCCGTGGCCACGACCGGCCACGAAGGTGGATACGGGTTCGCGTAGTTGGCAGCCGCCGTCCACGGCGAGCTCGAGCTGAAGTCTGTGTTGTAGACGTAGAGCAGGTCGGCCGACCACGAGTACTGACCAAACGCAACGTCGCCCGGGAAGGCGCTCAGGTTCATTCCGCCATACCAGGGGCCCGAGCCCGTGGGCAGGTCCGAGGCACCAGGCATCTCGCGAGGAAGGATGGCCGAGAACGGCGTGGCACCCACGACCGGCGCCAGCGCACCGGAGAGGGTATTGGTACCGCTCGCGCCGATGGACGCACCCGTGAGGTCCGCGAAGCCGACGAGCGACCGCAGCGAGAGCGCGCCGTTGTCACCCGCATCCACGGTCACCAATTGTGAAATGTAGAGTGCATCACCGTGGGTTGGGTCGACGCCCACGGGATTCGAATATTCGTTGAGCGTGGACCAGTCCGCGGAGCCGACGAGCGCGGAAGCGAGGCCGCCGTCCGCGGGTGCGAACGGGTACTGAAAATCAAAATTATAGAATGCATCGTTGGGCGCGATGGCTTCGACCAACTCTTGAGAGACGTCGATGGGCTGGATGCCGGTCACGTTCACGGCGACGCTCAGACCTTGACCGTAGGCGAGCTGCTCATCGTCGGGACGGCCGCCCACGACGTATCCCAGATCCAGCACGCGAGCCGAGGTGAGGACACCGGTGTAGTCGTTCAAGAAGACGAGGTAGCTCGCACCTTGAGGCACGCCGTCGATCGTGAAGGTGCCGTCGCTCGCGCCCACGCCATCCAGGCTTTGGTAGCCGGCATCGGCCAGCACGACCATTCCGGCGATGCTCAATTGCGAGAGGTCGTTGTTGCGATTGATCCATCCGGCGTCGCCCTCGACGTATCCGCCGTCGAGGGGAACATAGGTGGCGACCGCGTCACCGGTGATGGGCGTGCCCCCGGTCGACCCGGATGAGCTCGAGACGGAGCCGGTGCTGGATCCCGTGGAAGCGCCGGAGGTTCCCGTGGTCGCCGTCGAGGAAGTCGTCGAACCGGAGGCCGTGGAATTGCCGCTCGAGGCGCCAGAGGTCGTTGCGCCGCTGGTCGTCGTGGTCGCGCCCGAGGAGCCGGAGCTGCCGGTCGAGCCTGAGCATGCCGCAGTCATCAAGAGGATCGACACGAGCGAACGGCGGAGAAACATGGACTCAACCTCCATAACTCCTGAGCGACGCGATCCGAACCGTACCAGGGAAAACCGCAAATCGCGTACGCGAAAGCTCTTTCGCCGGCTAGAGTTCCCGGATGTTCCGGACCGCGGTCATCGCCGCCCTCATGGGTCTCGCGGCGTGCAGCTCTGCGCCGGAGAGCGTCGACGCGGGCGGCTGCGCCGACGGGTCGCCCAACGGCGAGCCTTCGACGACGCAGACGTGCATCGGCTCAGACGACGCGGGCTGCACCGCAATCGACGCCATCTGCTGCGCTGGAACGGCGACTTGTCCGACTTCAGGGGGGCGGTTGGTCACCATCGACGAGGCCAATCGCCTAGGCTGCGTGTACCTCAACCTCGTTGCTGGCTGCCCATGAGATGCCTGTCCGTGCTGGTGCTCGTGGTTCTCACCGGCTGCGGCAAGCCGGACTGCCAGGCGCTCTTCGATGAGCGCAGCCAAATCAGCGCGGGCTTCTCGCGCGGCTGCAGCGCCGACAGCGATTGCGTGGCCGTCTCGACGCCGCAGAACTGCTTCCTGGATTGCGGCGCCGTCGTCCTCGCGGACCAGCAGCAGGCCTTCGCCGACAAGATCGCCCAGTTCGACGCCGACCACTGCGCCAGCACCGGTTGCCACGCAGCCGCGATGTGCGCGGGTGCTCTGATCCCGCACTGCGTCCAGGGCGTGTGCCAGTGATCAGCCGGCTTCTGCCTCGGACATCTGCGGCCGCTCCGCCGCCACAATCAACGAGTGCAGCATGCCCGCGATGTCCGCGAGGTCGCTGAGCACATCGAGGTGAATCGAGCTCGAGCCACGCGTGCCGGGCTCGCTCCGCTGCAATCGCTCGATGTGGTTTCGCCGCAGCCGCTCTTCTTCCTGGGTGATGTGATCCACGAGCCGCTGCGCGCGCCGTCCCAGCTCCTCGTCGCTCGTCGCGAACGCGGAGACCGCCGTGTCGAACGCCTCGCCCACCTGATCGAGCAGCGCCTCGAGCTCCTTGCGGCCCTCCTCGGAGAAGTTCACGCCCTGGTCGGCCTTCTTGCGCGCGAGCGGGATCAGCGAGCGGGTGATCACGTCGCCCACGCCCTCGAGGTCGGAGCAGACGTTGATGAGCTGCATGCGCCGGTTGCCCTGCTGCGGGCTCATGCGGTCCGAGCCGAGCCGCGCCAGGTAGAAACGGATCTCGCGGTTGAGCAGGTCGACCTTGTCGTCCTCGGCGACGATCACGTCGCACTTGTCGCGCTGGTTCTCGAGGAGCGGCTCGGCGATGCCCCGGAGCATGTCGGCCACGATCTCCGCCATGTTCATGAGCTCGCGCACCGCCTGGCCAAACGCGAGCGCCGGCGTGTCCAGCGCCTCGGGCGCGAGGTGCCGCACCCGGAACGCCTGCTCGCCCAACTCCGGCGCGTAGAAGCGCTCCACCAGCCGCGCGATCGGCCCCAGGGAAATCAAGCCGAGCACCATGATCACCGCGTTGTAGAGCGTGTGCGCATTGGCGACCTGCCGCGCGCCGCTCGCCGACGTCAGCGCCACGGCGTGCGCCGCCGGACCCAGCAGCGGGAGCACCACCACCGCGCCCACGATCTTCAAGGTGATGTTGGCCACCGCCGCGCGCCGTCCGTCGATGGGCTTGCGCAGCGCGTGCAAGAGCGGCGTGAGCGTGGTGCCGATGTTGGCGCCGAGCACGAACGGGATGGCACCCTCGAGGCTCAGGCTCCCCGCGGCCGCTGCCGAGAGCACCAGTCCAATCGTCGGCGCCGAGCCTTGCAAGAGCACCGTCACCGCCGCGGCGGCCGCGACCGAGAGGATCGGCCGAGAAGCGAGGAAAGCCACCGCCGCCTGGCCTTCGGCGCCCCGCAAGAGCGGCACCACGCCCGAGCCCATCACGTCGAGGCCGAAGAAGAGCAGGCCCAGGCCCACCAGGATGCGTCCGGTCGCGGCGAACGCGCGCGAGCCGAGCTGGCCGGCCACGCCCGCGCCCACCAGCAAGAGCGCGTACGCGGAGATGTTGAACGTGACCAGCTGGACGATGAACGTGGTCCCCAGGCCGGCGCCGAGCAGCACCGCGAGCGCCTCGGCGAAGTCGCACATGCCCGAGGCGCAGTAGTCGACCACCATCAGCGTCACGGCCGTGGATGACTGGATCACCACCGTGAAGAGCAGGCCCGCGCCCGCGCCCACGATGCGGTTGGAGGTGATGGCGCCGATGAGCCGACGGAGCCGGTCACCCGCGGCGAGCTGGAGGCCGCTCTTGGCCTGGTCGAGGCCGTGCAGAAAGATCGCCAGCCCTCCAATGAGGACCAGCCAGGCGGTGTCCATCAGTCCCTTGTGCGCTCGGAGATCACGTCGGCAACGGGAAGCCTAGCCCGAAGCAGACGCCGCAGATAACTCCATCCTCGAGCGCGCCGCGGCCGTCGCAGTTGGCGCAGCTCGGCGCGCCGGCCGGGCGGACAGGCAAGAGCTCGCGCAGCTCGGGGTACGTCTTCGCGCCATTCACCAGCGCCACCAGCCGCCAGTTCGGGGCCGCGTCGCCAAAGCTGCGCTCGGGCTTCTCCCAGACGATCTGCACCACGCGTCCATCGGGCCGCAGCGCCAGACAACCGCCGACGTCCGAGTAGAGCGGCAGCGCGCCGAACGCGGCCACGTCGCGGAGCTCGTGCTGGAGATCGGGCTTCGCGAGGTAGGCGAGCAGCCAGCCTTGGATGCGCGTGCGCCAGGCTTCGTCGAGCATGAACGCGGGTGTAACGAAGGTCGGCCGCGTGAGCAATCTTCGCGCGGCAACGGATTTCCCTGCGAGGGAGAGTCTGGCTAGGATCGTTGCTCGGCCGGCGTTCGTTCTCTGCCTCAGTTGGAGTCTCTTTGGCCTC
Encoded proteins:
- a CDS encoding Na/Pi cotransporter family protein, whose product is MDTAWLVLIGGLAIFLHGLDQAKSGLQLAAGDRLRRLIGAITSNRIVGAGAGLLFTVVIQSSTAVTLMVVDYCASGMCDFAEALAVLLGAGLGTTFIVQLVTFNISAYALLLVGAGVAGQLGSRAFAATGRILVGLGLLFFGLDVMGSGVVPLLRGAEGQAAVAFLASRPILSVAAAAAVTVLLQGSAPTIGLVLSAAAAGSLSLEGAIPFVLGANIGTTLTPLLHALRKPIDGRRAAVANITLKIVGAVVVLPLLGPAAHAVALTSASGARQVANAHTLYNAVIMVLGLISLGPIARLVERFYAPELGEQAFRVRHLAPEALDTPALAFGQAVRELMNMAEIVADMLRGIAEPLLENQRDKCDVIVAEDDKVDLLNREIRFYLARLGSDRMSPQQGNRRMQLINVCSDLEGVGDVITRSLIPLARKKADQGVNFSEEGRKELEALLDQVGEAFDTAVSAFATSDEELGRRAQRLVDHITQEEERLRRNHIERLQRSEPGTRGSSSIHLDVLSDLADIAGMLHSLIVAAERPQMSEAEAG